Proteins co-encoded in one Flavobacterium sp. M31R6 genomic window:
- a CDS encoding ParA family protein: MKTEHKTVFIAFSSQKGGVGKTTFTALAASTLHYRLGYNIAVFDADFPQHSLMKMKTRDLAMVMENEFLKRMAFKQFTTINKKAYPIIQHKAEGVLEAAHDFLESTSVPVDFIFFDLPGTVNTPGILKALAGMHHIFTPIVADRVVMESTLIFTQLMKDVIMKKGETSIETINLFWNQVDGRERSPLYDVYNKLIDELGLSLMQCQIMNSTRFRKESEAGAKTVFRSTLMPPDERLMNACRLDQFMTEFLRIVQL; encoded by the coding sequence ATGAAAACAGAACACAAAACAGTATTCATTGCTTTTTCGTCCCAAAAGGGAGGAGTTGGCAAAACCACCTTTACGGCACTTGCGGCCAGTACACTACATTATCGTCTTGGCTACAATATAGCCGTATTCGATGCTGATTTTCCACAACATAGTTTAATGAAAATGAAGACTCGTGATTTGGCTATGGTGATGGAAAATGAGTTTTTAAAACGGATGGCATTCAAACAATTTACGACTATTAACAAAAAAGCTTATCCGATCATTCAGCATAAAGCTGAAGGTGTATTGGAGGCTGCGCATGATTTTTTAGAATCCACTTCCGTTCCGGTTGATTTTATCTTTTTTGACCTTCCGGGAACAGTAAACACTCCTGGTATTTTGAAAGCTCTGGCGGGGATGCACCATATTTTCACGCCTATTGTAGCAGATCGTGTAGTTATGGAAAGTACACTCATTTTTACCCAGCTGATGAAGGATGTTATTATGAAAAAAGGAGAAACCTCCATTGAAACCATTAATCTGTTTTGGAATCAGGTAGATGGTCGTGAACGCTCGCCCTTGTACGATGTTTATAATAAATTGATTGATGAGTTGGGCTTAAGTCTAATGCAATGTCAGATTATGAACAGCACACGTTTCCGCAAGGAGAGTGAAGCGGGTGCCAAAACTGTTTTTCGATCAACTTTAATGCCTCCCGATGAACGGTTGATGAATGCTTGCCGCTTAGACCAGTTTATGACGGAATTTTTAAGAATCGTTCAATTGTAA
- the mobA gene encoding conjugal transfer protein MobA, which produces MKENSNKKQNKGGRTPKNDPSIHRHVFRLTDEENARLISLFETSGMTNKAKFIISLLFSKEMKSVKIDKGTVDFYMRLTSFHSQFRSIGVNYNQIVKLLYRHFSDKKAAAFLYKLEKQTAEMAVLCQKIIQITEEFETNHLKK; this is translated from the coding sequence ATGAAAGAAAACAGTAATAAAAAACAGAATAAAGGCGGACGAACTCCGAAGAACGACCCGAGTATTCACCGCCACGTTTTTCGTCTTACAGACGAAGAAAATGCTAGATTAATATCTCTTTTTGAAACATCAGGAATGACCAACAAAGCAAAATTTATCATTTCACTTTTGTTCAGTAAGGAAATGAAATCGGTTAAAATTGATAAAGGAACGGTTGATTTTTATATGCGATTGACTTCATTTCACAGTCAATTTCGCTCAATAGGCGTGAATTACAATCAGATTGTGAAGCTGTTGTACCGTCATTTTTCCGATAAAAAAGCCGCTGCGTTTCTCTATAAATTAGAAAAACAGACGGCAGAAATGGCGGTATTATGCCAAAAAATCATTCAGATAACCGAAGAATTTGAAACAAATCATTTGAAAAAATAG